A stretch of Camelina sativa cultivar DH55 chromosome 18, Cs, whole genome shotgun sequence DNA encodes these proteins:
- the LOC104762134 gene encoding tRNA-splicing endonuclease subunit Sen2-2-like isoform X1: protein MQFNSMGPRWKWKGAEAKALAEPISVSISELQLSLAKTESSGTLSSCNVLLVVEPEQAELLDRCCFGRLILSVEKVKKWIQLSFEEAFFLFYSLKCIKISLQGRCLENEVDTWMYMKSKRPNFPMFYKAYSHLRSKNWVLRSGLQYGVDFVAYRHHPSLVHSDYSVFVQSGDSDRLRVWSDIHCPVRLSGSVAKTLLTLYVNGNFKGEDLNLPLCLENFTVEEQTISRWSPQLSREDETTNSKPNVTTVSNFKTL from the exons ATGCAGTTCAATTCCATGGGGCCGAGATGGAAATGGAAAGGTGCTGAAGCAAAAGCTCTTGCAGAACCTATTTCAGTATCAATATCAGAGCTCCAGCTTTCTCTAGCCAAGACAGAGTCTTCGGGTACTCTCTCGAGTTGCAATGTGCTTCTAGTGGTTGAGCCAGAGCAAGCTGAGCTTCTCGACCGTTGTTGTTTTGGCAGACTCATTCTATCTGTAGAAAAAGTGAAGAAATGGATTCAGTTATCGTTTGAAGaagctttctttttgttctacAGTCTCAAATGCATCAAAATCTCCCTTCAAGGTCGTTGCTTGGAGAATGAAGTAGACACATGGATGTACATGAAATCAAAAAGACCAAACTTCCCAATGTTTTACAAAGCTTATTCACATCTACGATCGAAGAACTGGGTTTTGAGATCAGGGTTGCAGTACGGTGTGGATTTCGTGGCGTACCGTCACCATCCATCTCTTGTCCACTCTGATTACTCGGTTTTCGTTCAGTCTGGTGACAGTGATCGGTTAAGAGTGTGGTCAGATATCC ATTGTCCTGTTCGGTTAAGCGGAAGTGTTGCGAAAACGTTGCTGACTCTCTACGTCAATGGTAACTTCAAAGGAGAGGATTTGAATCTACCTTTGTGTTTGGAGAACTTCACAGTAGAAGAACAGACAATAAGTAGGTGGAGTCCACAACTTAGTCGTGAAGATGAAACcacaaattcaaaaccaaatgtTACCACTGTGAGTAATTTTAAAACCCTTTGA
- the LOC104762134 gene encoding tRNA-splicing endonuclease subunit Sen2-2-like isoform X3, whose product MGPRWKWKGAEAKALAEPISVSISELQLSLAKTESSGTLSSCNVLLVVEPEQAELLDRCCFGRLILSVEKVKKWIQLSFEEAFFLFYSLKCIKISLQGRCLENEVDTWMYMKSKRPNFPMFYKAYSHLRSKNWVLRSGLQYGVDFVAYRHHPSLVHSDYSVFVQSGDSDRLRSGDSDRLRVWSDIHCPVRLSGSVAKTLLTLYVNGNFKGEDLNLPLCLENFTVEEQTISRWSPQLSREDETTNSKPNVTTVSNFKTL is encoded by the exons ATGGGGCCGAGATGGAAATGGAAAGGTGCTGAAGCAAAAGCTCTTGCAGAACCTATTTCAGTATCAATATCAGAGCTCCAGCTTTCTCTAGCCAAGACAGAGTCTTCGGGTACTCTCTCGAGTTGCAATGTGCTTCTAGTGGTTGAGCCAGAGCAAGCTGAGCTTCTCGACCGTTGTTGTTTTGGCAGACTCATTCTATCTGTAGAAAAAGTGAAGAAATGGATTCAGTTATCGTTTGAAGaagctttctttttgttctacAGTCTCAAATGCATCAAAATCTCCCTTCAAGGTCGTTGCTTGGAGAATGAAGTAGACACATGGATGTACATGAAATCAAAAAGACCAAACTTCCCAATGTTTTACAAAGCTTATTCACATCTACGATCGAAGAACTGGGTTTTGAGATCAGGGTTGCAGTACGGTGTGGATTTCGTGGCGTACCGTCACCATCCATCTCTTGTCCACTCTGATTACTCGGTTTTCGTTCAGTCTGGTGACAGTGATCGGTTAAGA TCTGGTGACAGTGATCGGTTAAGAGTGTGGTCAGATATACATTGTCCTGTTCGGTTAAGCGGAAGTGTTGCGAAAACGTTGCTGACTCTCTACGTCAATGGTAACTTCAAAGGAGAGGATTTGAATCTACCTTTGTGTTTGGAGAACTTCACAGTAGAAGAACAGACAATAAGTAGGTGGAGTCCACAACTTAGTCGTGAAGATGAAACcacaaattcaaaaccaaatgtTACCACTGTGAGTAATTTTAAAACCCTTTGA
- the LOC104762134 gene encoding tRNA-splicing endonuclease subunit Sen2-2-like isoform X2, whose translation MGPRWKWKGAEAKALAEPISVSISELQLSLAKTESSGTLSSCNVLLVVEPEQAELLDRCCFGRLILSVEKVKKWIQLSFEEAFFLFYSLKCIKISLQGRCLENEVDTWMYMKSKRPNFPMFYKAYSHLRSKNWVLRSGLQYGVDFVAYRHHPSLVHSDYSVFVQSGDSDRLRVWSDIHCPVRLSGSVAKTLLTLYVNGNFKGEDLNLPLCLENFTVEEQTISRWSPQLSREDETTNSKPNVTTVSNFKTL comes from the exons ATGGGGCCGAGATGGAAATGGAAAGGTGCTGAAGCAAAAGCTCTTGCAGAACCTATTTCAGTATCAATATCAGAGCTCCAGCTTTCTCTAGCCAAGACAGAGTCTTCGGGTACTCTCTCGAGTTGCAATGTGCTTCTAGTGGTTGAGCCAGAGCAAGCTGAGCTTCTCGACCGTTGTTGTTTTGGCAGACTCATTCTATCTGTAGAAAAAGTGAAGAAATGGATTCAGTTATCGTTTGAAGaagctttctttttgttctacAGTCTCAAATGCATCAAAATCTCCCTTCAAGGTCGTTGCTTGGAGAATGAAGTAGACACATGGATGTACATGAAATCAAAAAGACCAAACTTCCCAATGTTTTACAAAGCTTATTCACATCTACGATCGAAGAACTGGGTTTTGAGATCAGGGTTGCAGTACGGTGTGGATTTCGTGGCGTACCGTCACCATCCATCTCTTGTCCACTCTGATTACTCGGTTTTCGTTCAGTCTGGTGACAGTGATCGGTTAAGAGTGTGGTCAGATATCC ATTGTCCTGTTCGGTTAAGCGGAAGTGTTGCGAAAACGTTGCTGACTCTCTACGTCAATGGTAACTTCAAAGGAGAGGATTTGAATCTACCTTTGTGTTTGGAGAACTTCACAGTAGAAGAACAGACAATAAGTAGGTGGAGTCCACAACTTAGTCGTGAAGATGAAACcacaaattcaaaaccaaatgtTACCACTGTGAGTAATTTTAAAACCCTTTGA